The following proteins are encoded in a genomic region of Labeo rohita strain BAU-BD-2019 chromosome 5, IGBB_LRoh.1.0, whole genome shotgun sequence:
- the fam222ba gene encoding LOW QUALITY PROTEIN: protein FAM222B (The sequence of the model RefSeq protein was modified relative to this genomic sequence to represent the inferred CDS: deleted 1 base in 1 codon): MLACLPGPGDLSLQLHPHSQMNTGLQKWDTPQRMRSAQYPTPAELDAYAKKVANNPLTIKIFPNSVKVPQRNHVRRTVNGLDTAGPRYSPYPSSQATAKTGLLAIVKVPLIKGVIKDFDGTRARLHPEVIMNAAGGPYAATSASTLNLHHPSQGPPRASQNPQGLPPHPQNLQTLQQPGPPHQGLGHRPSSSMPQQPQGLPRPQTLSHAPSLGHPGAHQPSAILLPQQHLQNPPANLQVGPRKLPVADAPPNVTVSTSTIPLSMAGGLHQGRQADLNSIVHQISQFCQARAQGASATSMCEGQIANPSPISRNLLINASSRVSVHAGNPNALAPGLMHPSCAIGPPDKMTASAPVSAMPPHNMATMNHMYHSDIKQQHLQHQSHQAQRNPQQPQMRSWTQHQLAHLQHISEGGGHPCKPPNRDPGLPCKGITYPPEMGMGQPYAMKPSSPSPPLANSNNAMPPGAVTHYTNGQYYHQPPVWGSILPTPNSDSSGSQDLPVPFHGTGTGNTNPTPGMDCAPVGGAAHYRLVGGALIGQTNLMQTADCMGGDFQTPCFRDQNLILMGKMHRPPPMGRVVVPPSETQGQHPGYR, translated from the exons atgCTGGCCTGTCTGCCAGGGCCAGGTGATCTCTCCCTTCAGCTCCACCCCCACTCGCAGATGAACACTGGACTTCAGAAAT GGGACACTCCACAAAGGATGAGATCTGCTCAGTATCCAACCCCTGCGGAATTGGATGCTTATGCTAAAAAGGTTGCCAACAATCCACTCACCATCAAGATCTTCCCCAACAGCGTCAAGGTCCCTCAGCGGAACCACGTTCGTCGCACAGTCAACGGACTCGACACCGCTGGCCCTCGATACAGCCCCTACCCCTCCTCTCAGGCCACTGCCAAGACCGGTCTCCTTGCCATCGTTAAAGTGCCCCTCATCAAGGGTGTCATCAAAGACTTCGACGGCACACGGGCACGTCTGCACCCGGAGGTGATTATGAATGCCGCCGGCGGCCCTTATGCAGCCACCTCGGCCAGCACTTTAAACCTGCACCACCCATCGCAGGGGCCTCCCAGAGCGTCCCAGAATCCGCAGGGGCTTCCTCCGCACCCTCAGAATCTCCAGACTCTGCAACAGCCAGGGCCTCCGCACCAAGGACTTGGACACCGACCTTCCTCCTCCATGCCGCAGCAACCCCAAGGCCTTCCGAGGCCCCAGACTCTATCCCACGCGCCTTCCTTAGGCCACCCTGGTGCCCACCAACCTTCAGCAATCCTGCTTCCGCAGCAGCACCTCCAGAACCCCCCTGCAAACCTGCAGGTGGGTCCTCGGAAGTTGCCGGTTGCAGACGCCCCTCCTAACGTGACTGTTTCTACCTCAACCATTCCATTGTCCATGGCCGGAGGGCTCCACCAAGGCCGCCAGGCAGACTTAAACAGCATAGTGCACCAGATAAGCCAGTTCTGCCAGGCCAGGGCTCAGGGCGCCAGTGCCACGTCGATGTGCGAAGGGCAGATCGCCAACCCCAGTCCCATTAGCCGAAATCTACTCATCAACGCCAGTTCTCGAGTCTCAGTGCATGCGGGAAACCCTAATGCGCTCGCTCCCGGCCTCATGCACCCATCATGCGCTATCGGACCTCCTGATAAAATGACTGCTTCTGCGCCAGTGAGTGCGATGCCTCCGCATAACATGGCCACAATGAACCACATGTACCACAGCGATATAAAACAACAGCACCTACAGCATCAAAGCCATCAAGCGCAGAGAAATCCCCAACAGCCGCAGATGAGGTCCTGGACTCAGCATCAGCTCGCTCACCTTCAGCACATCTCGGAAGGGGGCGGACACCCCTGCAAGCCCCCGAATCGTGACCCTGGCCTCCCTTGCAAGGGCATTACCTATCCCCCAGAAATGGGCATGGGGCAGCCTTATGCCATGAAACCCTCCAGCCCCTCTCCGCCACTTGCCAACAGCAACAATGCAATGCCCCCAGGCGCGGTGACGCACTACACCAACGGGCAGTACTACCACCAGCCGCCGGTGTGGGGTAGTATCCTTCCCACGCCCAACAGCGACAGTTCCGGCTCGCAGGACCTCCCGGTGCCCTTCCACGGCACAGGCACGGGCAATACCAACCCCACCCCGGGGATGGACTGCGCCCCCGTGGGAGGAGCGGCCCATTACCGATTAGTAGGGGGTGCCTTAATAGGGCAGACTAATCTGATGCAAACGGCAGATTGCATGGGAGGGGACTTCCAGACGCCCTGCTTCCGAGATCAGAATCTCATCCTAATGGGGAAAATGCACAGGCCACCCCCTATGGGCCGGGTAGTGGTC CCCCCCTCCGAGACGCAAGGCCAGCACCCAGGGTACAGATAA
- the trpv1 gene encoding LOW QUALITY PROTEIN: transient receptor potential cation channel subfamily V member 1 (The sequence of the model RefSeq protein was modified relative to this genomic sequence to represent the inferred CDS: inserted 2 bases in 1 codon; substituted 9 bases at 9 genomic stop codons) encodes MNKSRESSPIFFLETDDLTEEERSKAKQTKKGASKDKRPMDSKCLDETEEPAHTIKFNLHFDRGIRNVKEEPDQQDREKFTLKRLFDAVSSGDVSKLQGLHEYLRKNMKRLTDSQYKSNGKTALIXFXKHFXIXRNKSINFFKKQKKKTSAGNFAXXXKEYTEEYLKXFKKQFCQCFRXVMEDSYYKGQTALHVAIEQRSAKFVEMLVKKGADVHAKACGKFFQPNQKTCFYFGELPLSLAACTNQPDIVDFLMVNPYQAVDVKKTDSHGNTVLHALVSIADNSPQNTEFVTAMYDHILIKSDQLHPKIKLEEIENKERLTPLKLAAKTGKVELLKHIVQREFPGCRHLSRKITEWAYGPVCSSLYDLASLDTYEKNSALEIIVYGSEIPNRLKMLQIEPFNKLIEEKWERFVKRMFLFNFIVYVIYLFILTAVAYHREAGKVLSNSKGTLKPPYPYGKEKNGYLLLTGHIITITGALYFFVRGLVDMLRKRPRFKSLIIDGYTDQLFFLQAVLFLACVLLYCFGQDQYLACLVLCLALSWVNLLYFSRGSKRMGIYSVMIQNMVLGEIRRFLVVYIVFLIGFSAAVVTLLDEKGPXVKGRSFFVPISEKENCTRPSFKNIYFTTLELFKFTIGMGDLEFTDQYQYKEVFYVLLIVYIVMTYILMLNMLIALMNQRVEEMSEESTNIWKLQRAITTLDMEWILPHCLKRRLRSGEEKDLGGEQEPDRRWCFSVEEVNWNQWNRNLGAVTEDPGKCMSIPSLTKHQREPSQRRLLQTFSKRWTQRPQHRDVQELSPLAEASSSI; translated from the exons ATGAATAAATCTAGAGAGAGCAGCCCCATATTCTTCCTTGAGACGGATGACCTGACAGAAGAGGAAAGGTCAAAGGCCAAACAGACGAAGAAAGGTGCCTCAAAAGACAAGAGGCCCATGGATTCTAAATGCCTGGATGAGACAGAGGAGCCTGCACACACAATTAAATTTAACCTACATTTTGACAG GGGAATCAGAAACGTTAAAGAGGAACCAGATCAGCAAGACAGAGAGAAGTTTACCCTCAAGAGGCTGTTTGATGCCGTGTCCAGTGGCGATGTGTCCAAACTGCAGGGTTTACATGAGTACCTGCGCAAAAACATGAAACGGCTCACCGACTCTCAAT ATAAGTCCAATGGAAAGACAGCCCTGATTTAGTTctgaaaacacttttaaatttgaaggaataaaagtattaatttctttaagaaacaaaaaaaaaaaacatctgctgGAAATTTTGCATGATAGTAAAAAGAATACACAGAAGAGTacttaaagtaatttaaaaaacaattttgtcaATGCTTCAGATAAGTAATGGAAGACAGTTACTACAAAG GTCAGACTGCACTCCATGTTGCAATTGAACAGAGGAGTGCAAAATTTGTAGAGATGTTGGTTAAGAAAGGGGCCGATGTCCATGCTAAGGCCTGTGGAAAATTCTTTCAGCCCAATCAAAAAACATGCTTCTATTTTG GTGAGCTGCCCTTGTCGCTGGCCGCTTGCACTAATCAGCCAGACATTGTTGACTTCCTTATGGTCAACCCATACCAGGCAGTGGATGTCAAGAAGACGGACTCTCATGGAAACACGGTGCTTCACGCACTAGTATCCATAGCTGATAACAGTCCTCAAAACACAGAGTTCGTCACTGCCATGTACGACCACATTTTAATCAAATCTGACCAACTTCACCCCAAGATCAAGCTGGAGGAAATCGAAAATAAAGAAAGACTCACCCCACTCAAACTAGCTGCCAAAACAGGAAAAGTGGAG CTGTTGAAGCACATCGTGCAGCGGGAGTTTCCGGGGTGCCGCCACCTGTCACGGAAGATCACGGAGTGGGCCTACGGTCCAGTGTGCTCGTCTCTGTATGACCTCGCCTCTCTCGACACCTACGAGAAGAACTCTGCGCTGGAGATAATCGTTTACGGCAGTGAGATTCCT AACCGCCTCAAGATGCTCCAGATTGAGCCATTTAACAAACTAATTGAAGAGAAGTGGGAGAGATTTGTGAAACGGATGTTCTTGTTCAACTTTATTGTTTATGTTATCTACCTTTTCATCCTCACTGCAGTAGCTTATCACCGCGAAGCAGGAAAGGTCTTGAGCAACAGCAAAGGG ACATTAAAGCCTCCATATCCTTATGGAAAAGAGAAAAATGGCTACCTGCTTCTGACAGGACACATAATAACTATCACTGGAGCACTTTACTTCTTTGTTAGAGGG TTAGTAGATATGTTAAGGAAGCGTCCAAGATTTAAGTCCCTGATCATAGATGGATACACCGATCAGCTTTT TTTTCTGCAGGCTGTGCTCTTCCTGGCGTGTGTTCTATTGTACTGCTTTGGTCAGGATCAATATCTGGCCTGTCTAGTTCTGTGTCTTGCCTTGAGCTGGGTAAATCTACTCTACTTCTCCAGGGGGTCCAAACGCATGGGAATCTACAGTGTCATGATACAAAAT ATGGTTCTTGGAGAAATTCGTCGATTCCTTGTTGTGTACATTGTCTTCCTCATTGGGTTCTCTGCAG CTGTGGTAACTCTCCTTGATGAAAAAGGTCC TGTTAAGGGACGATCTTTCTTCGTTCCTATTTCTGAAAAGGAAAACTGTACGAGGCCCTCATTCAAGAACATCTACTTCACTACTCTGGAGCTGTTCAAGTTTACGATTGGCATGGGAGATCTGGAGTTCACAGATCAGTATCAATATAAAGAGGTCTTCTATGTGCTGCTAATTGTGTATATAGTGATGACTTACATTTTGATGCTGAACATGCTGATCGCTCTGATGAATCAGAGAGTGGAGGAGATGTCCGAAGAGAGCACCAACATCTGGAAACTACAG CGTGCAATCACCACCTTGGACATGGAGTGGATTCTTCCCCACTGTCTGAAGAGAAGGTTGCGCTCCGGGGAAGAGAAAGACCTAGGCGGGGAGCAGGAGCCTGATCGACGCTGGTGCTTCAG TGTGGAGGAAGTCAACTGGAACCAGTGGAACAGAAACCTGGGTGCAGTTACTGAGGACCCTGGGAAATGCATGTCTATACCTTCCCTAACTAAACATCAGAGAG AGCCAAGCCAGCGTAGACTCCTGCAAACGTTCAGTAAACGTTGGACACAGAGACCACAACACAGAGATGTACAGGAGTTGAGTCCTTTAGCTGAGGCCTCTAGCTCCATCTGA